One genomic segment of Mesoaciditoga lauensis cd-1655R = DSM 25116 includes these proteins:
- a CDS encoding bifunctional enoyl-CoA hydratase/phosphate acetyltransferase has translation MKNFSEMFDAIRKSPTRKIVLVGAEDLEGIKAVNEAAENGIVDAILVGKGKEVEDNLKKLGISGKFEIVNADDSQQAAETGVKLVSNGKADLLMKGLIKTSILLKAVLNPEWGLRSGKLLSHLVIAEAKDYDRFIGITDGGMIIRPTFEQKVEIIKNAVGFFHKMGNDNPKVACIAAVEVVNPDMPETVEAAQLAAMWKRKQITGCVIDGPLGFDNAIDPRAAKVKHVEGEVAGNADILLVPDIHSGNFLGKSMDYCAHYTIGGIVLGAKAPIVIVSRADEAKAKLASIALGALSAKEEGKI, from the coding sequence ATGAAGAATTTTTCCGAAATGTTTGATGCTATAAGGAAATCTCCAACAAGAAAAATAGTGCTAGTCGGAGCGGAAGACTTAGAAGGAATAAAGGCTGTAAACGAAGCCGCTGAGAATGGAATAGTGGATGCAATCCTTGTTGGAAAAGGGAAAGAAGTGGAAGACAATCTAAAAAAATTGGGAATAAGTGGAAAGTTTGAAATAGTCAATGCCGACGATTCACAACAAGCTGCAGAGACAGGCGTTAAGCTCGTTTCAAATGGAAAAGCCGATCTCCTTATGAAAGGCTTGATAAAAACGAGCATTTTGCTCAAAGCGGTGCTGAATCCAGAGTGGGGGCTCAGAAGCGGAAAACTTTTGAGTCACCTTGTCATTGCAGAAGCTAAAGATTACGATAGGTTCATAGGAATTACGGATGGTGGAATGATAATCCGTCCAACGTTTGAACAGAAAGTAGAAATCATAAAAAATGCCGTTGGCTTCTTCCATAAAATGGGAAACGATAATCCCAAAGTAGCGTGCATAGCCGCGGTGGAAGTCGTGAACCCGGATATGCCTGAAACTGTCGAGGCTGCTCAGTTGGCAGCTATGTGGAAGAGAAAACAGATAACTGGCTGTGTGATAGATGGGCCTTTAGGTTTTGATAACGCAATAGATCCAAGAGCTGCTAAAGTAAAGCACGTTGAAGGTGAAGTTGCGGGCAATGCGGATATTCTATTGGTACCGGATATACATTCTGGAAATTTCTTGGGAAAATCAATGGATTACTGTGCCCATTACACCATTGGCGGAATAGTTTTGGGTGCAAAAGCTCCAATAGTTATCGTTTCCAGAGCTGATGAAGCAAAAGCAAAGCTTGCCTCAATTGCTTTGGGAGCTTTATCTGCAAAAGAGGAGGGCAAAATATGA